In the genome of uncultured Paludibaculum sp., the window GAGATCTTGACCACGAGTGTCTTTCCAGATCCGAAGCCGAAGTGCGATTTGCTGCAAGCGATTCATAGTTTATCCCTCTCTTTATCCGCAACCGTGTTCCACGTGCTGCGGTTGGCTTTACTGTACCCGTAGGGAGGTCTTCCGGAAATCGGATTACCTACTCAATTTGGTGCGGCAAGAATTACTACTACGCAAACCACTAGGCCCGGCACACCCGCTAAGAGGCCAGAAACCACTTACGTCATGCACCGAGTCGGATGGTCTGAAAAGCCACCGAGGGTAGCAAGGCCACCCTCCGTGGATTGACGTACTGTTGACGGTGCCAGTTCAGCTTAGCCCTGGTTCGCGGAGCTCTGCATCACGGTGTTGACTTTGCCGAAGATGGTCTTGATGCTGTTGGCGACGCCGGGGACAATGGCGCCGGCGGCGACGGCCACGAAGCCGGCCATCAACGCATATTCGATGAGGTCTTGGCCACGGGTGTCCTTCATGATCCGCAGCTTCAATAGGAATGTATTCAGTTTCTTCATTTCGATCTCCTCTCCCTTGCAACCGATTTATCTTGTCGTTGCTAGACCCACAGTAACAGTACCCCTCGGCTACACAAATCCAACGAAGTACCTAATTCCCACCCTAGATTCGACCAACAGAATCTTAGGCTTTGCCGTGGGCCTGAGGAGTCCGGCCGGTTCGACAGAGGGCGAATAAACGGACCTCCTCGGCCGTAGGTCCAATGCTTTCAATGGATATGCACCTCAGGCAAAGTCCTCGTTCTCCTCGAAATCTTTGCGCAGTACCCGCTCGCCGGAGCGTACCTGTACCCCGGTGGAGCTGGTTTGCAGGCTCCGCCTTTATCCGAGGCAACCCTCATTTTGAGTACTTCTGTACTGCTTAGCGCTGTTTGATTTGGCCGAATGCGCCTCGGCGGTCATCCCGCCTCCCGCCACTCATCTGTCTATTTATCTATGGCTTGCGGCTCCATGTACCAGCGCGGAGCCGCCATCCTGGTAGCACTCGCCGCCGATCGCGGATGGGCCGGGACTCGCGACGGCAAATCGCCGCTTCGTGGAAAACGAACCGGTGCCCCTAAACACCCTCACAGTTTGAGAACCTATTGAGTTGAGGTTCGTTCTCCCGGTTTGACCACCCAACGCAAGCGCAAGCGCACCCGGTCCGCCCCGACGCGCCGGTTACCCTCCAAGGCATCGTTAATGCCCGATTGGCGTGCCGTTATCCTATTGGCGACCGTGCTCGCACTGGCTGGCTGGTGGTTCTACAGGAACTACACAGTGACGCTGCAGAGCCCGGTCCGGCTGCACTGGCAGTCGCCCATCGTCGTTGCCCAGCGGCTCACCAGTGGCGGCGCCCTCGAGGCCCAGGCGGATCAAAGTGGAAAGGGCCTCTCCGCCTGGCAGGAGTACGCCTGCCGCAAGTTCGGCCCAGATTGCCGCTTGGCCCTCGCCATCCAACGGGCCGAGAACCCTCAGGGCAAGTGCGAGATCTATCACTACAATACGGACGGTTCGCTCGACTGGGGCTACTTCCAGATCAACACAGTACATCTGCAACGCCCCGGCTTGAACCTGCGCGACCTTCTCGATTGCCAGGCAAACATCGACTTCGCCTATCAGCTCTATCGTGAAAAGGGCGGCTTCTCGCCCTGGAGCACCTACAAGAACGGCCGCTACAAGTTATTCATGCGTTAGGCGAGAATGCCCATCCGGCGCGCTACCTTGGCAAGAATCTCCACCGCCTGATCCAGGTGCGCCGTGGTGTGCCCAGCAGTCACAATAGCCCGGATTCGGGCCTTTCCCTTAGGCACCGTCGGGAACCCTATCCCTGTGGCCCAGAGGCCTTCGTCAAACAAGGCGGCCGAGAACGCATGAGCCATCTTGGCCTCACCCACCAGAATCGGCGTAATCGGCGTCTCGCTCACACCGGTATCGAACCCCCGATCCTTCAAAGCCGCCTTGAAGTACCGCGTATTCTCCCACAGCCGGTCGATCCGCTCCGGTTCTTCCACCAGTAGATCGAAGGCCGCACTGCAGGCCGCCGTCACGGCCGGAGGATGGGAGGTCGAAAACAGGAACGGCCGCGCCCGATGGTACAGAAACTCAATAAGGTCTTTGCTGCCACACACATACCCGCCCAGCACGCCGATCGCCTTCGACAGCGTCCCCACCTGCACATGCACACGCCCGTGCAAATTGAAGTGGTCCACCGTCCCCCGGCCATTCCGTCCCAGCACGCCGGACGAATGCGCATCGTCCACCATCATGATCGCGCCCGCCGCTTCGGCCGCTTCCACCAGTTGATCCAACGGCCCGATGTCTCCATCCATCGAGAACACACCGTCTGTAATCAATAATTTGCGCCCCGCCTCGTCCTTCAGTGCCGCGAGTTTCTCGGCCGCATGCGCTGCGTCCCGATGCCGGAACACATGGATCTTGGCCCGCGACAACCGGCACCCGTCAATGATCGACGCGTGGTTCAACTCATCGCTGATGATGTGATCCTCAGGGCCTAGAATTGCGCTCACCGTCCCGGCGTTGGCCGCGAAGCCGCTCTGGAACACCACGCAAGCCTCGGTGTGCTTGAACGCCGCGATCTTCCGCTCCAACGCCATGTGCATGTCGAGCGTGCCGGTGATCGTGCGCACCGCCCCCGTCCCGGCACCATACTTCCGTACCGCCTCCAGGGCCGCCTCCTTCAGCTTCGGATGATTGGCCAATCCCAGGTAGTTGTTGGAGGCCAGGTTGATGACCTCGCGACCGTCGGCGTGACTGACGGCCTCACAAGCACTTTCCAGTTCCCTCAGCCGGAAGTACGATCCGGCAGCCTTCAGTTCGTCCAACTGCTGGCCCAGATAAGCGAGTGGATTCGTAGGCATGCCGCTAGTCCTCCCAACTCATCACGATCTTGACCGCTTCGCCGCGCTCCAACAGGCCGAAGGCGTCTTGGAAATCCCTATACCCGCACTGGTGTGTGATCAGAGGCATCAGGTCCAGTTTCTGATCCAGCAGAAACCGCTCGCACTGGTACCAGGTCTGGTACATCAACCGCCCGTTGATTCCACGCACCGTGACGGACTTGAAGATGATCTCCTCGGCCAGATTAATCCCGACCTCTGTGGGCGGAATCCCCAGCATCGCCACATCGCCGCCGGCCCGCACGATCTTGAAGGCCGTATGGATCCCCGGACCGCTACCCGACATCTCCAGCGCCACGTCCACGCCGATCCCGTCCGGGGTCCGCTCCAGCAGCGCCTTCTCCCAACCCGGCTCCCGTGGATCATACGTAAACGGCAAACCGAGTTTCTCGGCCATCTCGCGCTTATGAGCATGCGGCTCCACGACGAGCACCGACAACGCACCCGCCGCGTTCGCAATTGCGCAGGCCATCAGGCCAATAGCGCCGGCGCCGATCACGGCAACCGTCCGCCCGTTCACGGGCTGCGCCATCACCGTATGCATGGCGTTGCCGTACGGATCGAAAATCGCGGCCACCTCGTGCGGGATGCCCGGCTTCAGGCGCCATACATTTGATTGCGGCATCGAGATGAAGCGCGCAAAACACCCATCCCGATCCACGCCGATGATCTTCATGGTGCGGCAGATGTGCCCCAAACCCGTCCGGCAGAAGAAGCAATGGCCGCAGCCGATATGCCCTTCCCCGGAAACCAGATCGCCGGGCTTGAACTCGTCGACGGCCTCGCCGACGCGCTCCACCATACCCATGAATTCGTGGCCCACCACCAACGGGGGGTGGATGCGCCGCTGGGCCCATTCGTCCCACTGGTAAATATGGACATCTGTTCCGCAGATGCCCGTCTTTAGAACCCTGATAAGAACGTCATTTTTGCCGATCTCGGGGACCGGAACCTCCTTGAGGATCATTCCCCGCTCGGCTTGAGGTTTCACCAGAGCGGGCATCATGACGGACGACGAAGCAGCCATTGAAGACTAGTATATCGGTTATGATTTAGGGCGGTTCCATGCTCAGCCACCGAAACACCCAATCCCTCTTCCTGTTTGCCGTCTTGAGTGTCTCTGCCTACGCGCAAGGCACGAAACAGACCGCTCTCGACCGCTATGTCGCCAAGCCCGACCCCGCCTACAAGTGGGAGCTCGTGAAGACGATTCCGGGGCAAGGCGCCACCGCCTACGTTCTAAATGTCACTTCTCAGAACTATCTTTCGACGGCTGAAGTCAACCGCACGGAATGGAAGCACTGGGTCACCATCTATAGGCCCGATAAAGTGGAAAGCGACATCGCCCTGCTGGCCATCGGCGGCGGCAACAACAACAACCCCGCCCCCGACAAACCGGACGCCTTCCTGGCCGGCATGGCCGCCAAGACCCAAAGCGTGACCGTCGATCTCAAAATGATCCCCAATCAGCCGCTCAGCTTCTACGGCGAGTCCCGAGAGCGCACCGAAGACGCCATCATCGCCTTCACCTGGCAGAAGTTCCTCGAAACCGGCGACGAGAAGTGGCCCCTCCGCCTGCCCATGACCAAGGCCGCCGTGAAAGCCATGGACGCTACTCAGGAATTCCTGGCCAGCACCGCCGGCGGCAACGTCAAGGTCGCCCGCTGGGTCATCACCGGCGGCAGCAAGCGCGGTTGGACCACTTGGACCGTCGGCGCCGTCGACAAGCGCGTCATCGCGATCATGCCCGTGGTCATCGACATGCTAAACATGGAGGCTTCGTTCACTCACCACTGGCGCGTCTATGGCTTCTGGGCCCCCTCCGTGAAGGATTACGTCGAGCACGGCATCATGGAGTGGCAGGGCACCGAGCAGTACAAGAAACTGCTTGAGATCGAGGAACCCTACGAGTACCGCGACCGCCTCACCATGCCTAAGTACATGGTGAACTCCGCCGGCGACCAGTTCTTCGTAGTCGACTCCTCGCAGTTCTACTTCAACGACCTGAAGGGCGAGAAGTACCTGCGCTACGTTCCGAACACGGACCACGGCGTCACCCGCCGCTCCGACGCCGCCCAGAGCCTGTCTGCTTACTACGAGTCCATCGTCAAGAACTGGAAGCGCCCGGAGTTCAACTGGAGCATTTCCAAGGACGGCATCATTACGGTCACCTGCAAGGACAAGCCCAGCGCCGTGAAACTCTGGAGCGCCAACAATCCCGAAGCCCGCGACTTCCGCCTCGAGCAGATCGGCCCCGCCTATAAATCAAAGGACGTCGCCGCCGAGAGCCCCAACAAATGGGTCGTGAAGCTCGAGAAGCCGCAGCACGGCTACTCCGCGTCGTTCCTGGAGATGACATTCCCGACGCCCGGAGGCTCGGAATGGAAGTTCACGACGGCCATCAAGGTGATGCCGGACGTCTACCCCTTCCCCGCCCCCACGCCGAAAACGCCAAAGGGCGGCATCCTCCGCAAGCAGTAGTTCCTCACAAGGGCGCGGCCGGCCGAACGTCCGCGCCCCATCCCGCCCGCACCCGTGCTAGGTTAGTTGCGGCCAGCCGCCGAATCTCCAGGTCTCGGTGTAATGAAACGGCGTCTGGAACCACGAATCGGAGAGGAGCATCACTCGTGGCGTCAACCATCCAAACCCGGGGCGGCTTTGAAGTTTCGTGCCCCGACGGGTCCGATCGCCTGGTCGTCAAAAAAGGCGGTTTAGTCCAACTGGAAATCGACTTGGGGGCACAAGGTATGAAGATTCAAACATCGGGCGATCTGCTGATTCAGGCGGGCGGCAGCATCTCCATCAAATCTGGAGCCAGCATGGCCATCAGTTGCGGAGCCAACCTGGCCACCACCGTAGGCTCGGGCTTCGACCTGACGGTGGGCGGTGCGGCCAGCGTAACGGCCCGTTCCAACATGACCATGTCGGTGGGCAGCGCCCTGAACGTGACCACCGGCACGGCCCTCCAACTCACGGCCGGGAACCAACTCAGCGTGCTGGGCGGCCACACCGTCAGTCTCAAGAGCGGCAATGAAGTCGCCATTGAAGGCAAGAAGCTGACGGAGAAGGTAGCGACGGATGTCGTCATCGACACTAAGGACTACACCGTCAAAGCCAGCGGCAAGATCTCGCTGAAGGCCGCCGGCGAAGCGGTGATCAAGGGCAGCAAGGTCATCCAGAACTGACGGCGCAAGGCCTATTTCAGCAGCGCGTCAATCGCCGCCTGCCCAATCGCTTCATCGACAGCGGAAGGTCCGCCGCTGATGGCAATCGAGCCGATTAGCTGCCCGTCCACCTTGATGGGCAGTCCACCCTGGTTGGGGAAGAAGAAAGGGTAAGAGAGAGCCTCGACGTGTCCGGCCTTGACGGTGTCGGCCGCGTTCTTGGAGGGGCTCCCGTTGAGCGCGGCATGCCGCGCTTTCCGCTGCGCCCACTCCAAAGTGCTGATGGAAGCCTTATCGCCTTTCTGCAGGAACAGGATGTTGGCGCTATCGTCCATGATGCAGATGGTGACGCTGACGTTCGCCTTCTCGGCCTCCGCCTCGGAGACCGCAACGAGCTTCTTGACGGCAGCCAGATTCAGATACTTTTTGGACGGAAGATCCGCCGCGGAAGTGAAAGACATCGCAATCAAGCCTATCGCAACAAGTCGCAGCATGCGGAACAGCCTATCACAGGGGCTGTGAATCTCAATCCTGTAACTACTGGTTTCCCAGAATCGGCCTAAGCGCTCGCCACTACGGCGGGGCCTTGCCGGCAGCTGCGCCAAGGCCCCGCCCCGCCCCCCTGCGCTATAGTGTGAATTCCGGTCCATGCCGAACCTCAGTCAGTCACTACGCGCGATGGGTGTCGTTGGCGCTGGCGGCGCCGGCTTCCCCACTGAAGTCAAAGCCAAGTCGCAGGTCGAGTACATCCTCGCCAATGGAGCCGAGTGCGAGCCCCTCCTCCATAAAGACTTCGAGCTCATGAAGCGCTACCCCGCCGAGATGGTCTCCGGCATGGCGCGCATGATCCAGGTCACTAGTGCCCGCCAAGGCCGCTTCTGCATCAAGGAAAAGAACAAGGAAGCCGTCGACGCCGTCACGCCGCACGCCAAGGCCGCAGGCATCGAGATGACCTATCTCGGCGACTTCTACCCCTCTGGCGACGAATACGAGATCGTCTACGCCGCCACCGGCCGCCTCATCCCCGCAGCCGGCATCCCATTGAACGTCGGCTGCGTCGTCAACAACGTCGAGACCCTCTATAACGTTGAACTCGCCGCCCAGGGCACGCCCGTCACGAAGAAGTTCGTCTCCATCAGCGGAGCGGTGAAACGCCCATGCAGCTTCTGGGCCCCCATCGGCTGTACCTTCGCTGACCTCCTCGCCATTGCCGGCGGACCCACCGTCCCGGACATCGGCATCTTCGTCAGCGGCATGATGATGGGCACGCTCACCTTCGACCTTACCGGCATCGTCACCAAGACCACCTGCGGCCTCATCGTCCTGCCGCGTGAGCATTCGCTCGTTCAGCGCAAGAGCAAGCCCAAAGAGGTGATGGCCCACATCGGCAAATCGGCCTGCGACCAGTGCAGCTACTGCACCGAGTTCTGCCCGCGCTACCTGCTCGGCTACGACGTCCAGCCCCATAAGGTGATGCGGACCCTCGGCTTCACTCTCTCCGGCAAGGAGAACTGGAGCCAGTGGGGCGAACTCTGCTGCTCCTGCGGCTTGTGCACGCTCTACGCCTGCCCGGAGGACCTCTTCCCGAAAGAAGCCTGCGACGACGCCAAAGTGACCCTGCGCACCGCCGGCATGAAGTACGTCCAGCAGCACCCCGTCCGGGCCCATCCCATGAAGGAGTACCGCCGAGTCCCGCAGTCGATGCTCCGCCAGCGCCTGAACGTCGAGGCCTACGAAAGCCACACGCCCTTCGTCGCCGACGAACCCAAGCCCGCGCGGGTGCGCATCCTCACCAAGCAGCACGCCGGCAAACCCGCGACGCCTGTCGTGGCGGAAGGCGACCGCATCGAAGCGGGCCGTCCCATCGCCCGCATGAACGAAAACGAACTCGGCGCGGACGTCCACGCGAGCATCACCGGCCGCGTGGCCCGAGTCACCGCCGAAGCCATCGAAATCGAAGCCTGAGCCAAAGGAACAACCAAGTGGCCCGCAACTCCATCGGATTGATTGAACTCTCGAGCATCGCCGCCGGCTTCCTGGTCTGCGACTGCATGTTGAAGACCGCGGATGTCGAACTGGTTCTGGCGCGCACTATCTGTAGCGGCAAATACATGGTCCTGATCCGCGGCGACGTCGGAGCCATCCAGGCCGCGGTCGACGCAGGCAAGCACGCAGGCGATTTTTCCATCATCGACACCTTCGTGATAGCGAACCTCCACGAGGACATCTTCCCGGCCATCAGCGGCACCACGAACGTCGGCCAACTCGAATCGCTGGGCATCGTCGAATCGTTTTCCGTGACCAGCCTGATCGAAGCCGCGGACGCCATGGCCAAAGCAGCCAATGTCCGTCTGGTAGAGGTTCGTTTGGCAATGGCGCTGGGCGGCAAGGCTTTCGCGTCGTGCACGGGCAGTGTATCCGCAGTAAGGTCCGCGGTAGAGGCCGGAGCCCAGGTGATCGGCCGCAAAGGCCTGCTGGTGAATAAGGTAGTGATCCCGCAACCTAGGCCGGAGTTGCTGAGGGAGATGATCTAGGGTTATCAACCAGCGGTTTGCTCCGCCGTCTCGTATCAAGGTAAGGAACCTAACGCTCCCGTGCGGCAGCATATTCTCATCGAAGGATGAGCCTGAAGAATAGGAGTTGGGTGTCCGCTGGGTGCCTTTCTGTTTTGGTTTGGGTGAGTACATATCTCGTCGTCGGCGCTGTGGGAATGTGGGAAACGCGGAGCGTTTTCCAAGGGCGGTGGGCAGCGGTGGGAAACCGGCGCGTAGCGCTCATCGCGTGAGCGATGACGGTTTTCCACGGCTGTCCACCGCCCGTCATTTCCATAGCGCTCCCAGCTTGCAGGCCACCACCCTGCCGGCGCCTCAGGCGCTCAGTTTGACGATGCGGCCCATCAGTCGACGTTTGGCGCGTTGCATGGCAAGCGCGGCTTCGGTGTCCGATTGAGCTTGCGCAAACTCCTCGAGTTTGGCCAAGGTAACGCCGGCCCGCAGCAAGCTCTCGCAGTGAGGCGTCTCCTGGAACAACTCGAACGGCGTGGCCCATCGCAGGTAGATGCGGCGGCGCTTGCCGTTGGCAGCGATGATGACCTTGGGCACGGCGCAGGGGCGATGGAAGTTGACGTACGGATTCAAATGCCGTTGATGAAACTCGTCCATGGCTTGGGCGTGTTGCGCGTCGATGTGACCGTGGCCGATGTGCTTCCGGATGATGGCTCCGTTCTTGCATTCCACCAGGCCGTTGTCGCCGGTATGCTGCGCCCGCGACTTGGTTTGTTCGATCAGAAGCTTGCCGAGCAACCCGGCCACGTTGTGGTTGATGAACTCGCTGCCGTTGTCGGAATGAAAGCCGCGGATCACGAATGGAAACTGCCCCAGCATGGCTTCCAGCACCGGAAATAGCCACAATTCGGAGATGTGCGGCGTGGCGGCCACGATCTCCCACTGCGTCACTTCGTCCACGGCGTTGATGTGATACACGCCCTTGCGGCCATCCTTGTCGCCCTGATGCACCGTGTCGATGCGCAGGTATCCGGGCATGCCGTTCGGCCGTGGCTTGCGCCGCTCGCCGATGGAAACCGGCGTCGGCCGCGTTGGCTGATAGCTCGTGTTGCGTTTCCTGTATGCCGTTGAGTTGCGGAGCCGGTACAGGTGCGCCACCGAGATCGACGCCAGCCGCTGGTAGACCGCTTGGCCGTACTCGCTGTGTTCGCGCTCCAGGATGCGCCTCGTCGCCGGCCCACTCAAGTTCTGATGCGCCTTGTCTACATAGGCCAGCAGGTCCACATCGGCCGCCGTGTAGCGCGTGGCGAACTTCTCCCGTTGATAGACCACCGCTTTCACGCGGCCTGTCGTGCGATACCCGGAGATCAACCTCGTGACCTGTGCCCGGCCCAGACCCGTCATCCGAGCCAGGTAGCGCCGCACCAGTCCCTTGTCTGTCCGATTCAGGCTGGCGTACTGGTGCCGCACCAGTGTCTTCTCCACCCAGCCGTAAACCTCCTCCCGCCGTTGCCCGGCAAACTGGACCGGCCCGCTGCCCGCCAAAAACGCCCTGATCTGCTCCAGGCTCTTTGCTTCCGAATCGTCCATGCTGATGATCAATCCCCAGCATCCCGGCTTTCCCCTTCAGGCTCATCTTGTGTGAGAATCCAGCACTCGGTTCAGGCTCATCTTGCATGAGACAAGAGTCGGCTCCCCTCAGGACATCGGCGCGTGGTATCCTCAAGTTGCGGTTGAGAGGGCTGCACTTGCGGTCCGCTGGACGAAAGTTCACTCGGCTGCTTTTTTCATGTACCTGTTGTACCTCGACGACGCTGGCTCCTCGGGCAACCCTGCGGAAGCCTACTTTGTCCTTGGAGGTATTTGCGTATATGAGGCGCAGGCGGATTGGTTTACACGAGAACTCGACAAGCTGGCTGCCAGCTTCGACGCTCAAGACCCCTCAAGCGTGGAGTTTCACGCGTCAGCCATATTTTCCAGACGTCAGGTGCCGTGGAAGGGCCTAGGGCAGGAAGAGGCTCGGGGGGTGATCAAGAGTGTATTGAATGTGGCGCGCACCAGCTACGATTCGGCGTGCTGCTTCGCCTGTGCGATCGAGAAGGCGTCATTGCCTCCCGACCAGGATTGCGTGGCCCTCGCGTTCGAGGATCTGTGCCAGAGGTTTAACTTCTTCCTGGCTAGAAGAGCAGGCAGGGCGACAGGCAACGTGGGCTGCTCATCCTTGACAGAAGCACTCAGGAGACTTCGCTACAGCGCCTGAGTCGGGACTTCCGTCGGGTTGGCACTCAGTGGGGTGTCGTCCGGAATCTTGCTGACACGCCGATGTTTATCGACTCTCGTGCCTCGCGGTTGGTTCAAGTCGCGGATCATGTCGCGTATTCCGTCTTCCGCCGGTTTAATGCGGGGGACACCCAGTACTTCGACATCATCGCCTCGAGATTCGATCAAGCGGATGGAATAATTCATGGTTTGGCCCACAAGAATTCAGAGAAGCACACCTGCGTCTGCCCGGCGTGTCTCAGTCGCAGACTTGCGCGTGGTGGACCCGGGGACGAAGAGAGCGCTTGACGGCACATGCAAACACAGGGTGTCAGCGAACGCAGTTGCAAGTTCCCATATCGCGTTGCCCTACCAAAACCTGGCCAACCTTGCTCCACCGTGGCGTGACAGGTCCGCTGCCCCCTCACCCCTTCAACCGCGACACCAGCACCAACACATACGCGGCCACCTCCGTACCTACGCCCGCCACAACGGCCCCCATTGCCCGCGACAGCAACTCGCCGCCTTGCGCCATCGGATCCACTGCCGTCCCCGGAAACAACATCGGCACAATCTCAGCCCGCATGAACTGATACAGCCAGTACAGCGCGACGAATCCCGCAATCGACTGGACTAGCGCCGCCATAGCCATCACCCACATCCCAAACTCCAAGGCCGACCGGCCCGGGTTCACGGCCACCATGCTCACCGCACTTAGAACTCTGAGAGATTCCGCGGCGCTCAGCGTCATCAGAATCGACCAAATCCAAATCTTTCCGTATTTCTTTAGCGCGTAATCCAGCGAGCTATGAATAGGATCACCAACCGGCTCGTCATTCATTTTTGCGATTCTCTCCGTACGTATTCTATCTGAAACATCCATCAATGGACACGACAATCCGATGCCGATATCCTAACGGAAAGATTCCCACCCCCAAAAGAGCTCGCGGACTCCAAAGGTCCTGTCTCGCCCAGCCATGCCCGCCCCGTCCATACGACAATAGAGAACACTCGGCCAGACGCCGGCACGTCATCCCACAGGGAGCCAGCACAATGATCCAAGTCCGCACCGGCAGCATCTTCGACTCCAAATGCGACCTCCTGGTCGTCCCCTGCGCCAGCGACGGCGATGTCACCCGCTCGGTCTTCGACAACCTCAACGAGCACGGACTGCCCGTCACCGTCGGCGCCATCCCCTACGGCCACGCCCACTTCCGTCCCGTCAACTACGCCTTCGCCTCCACCATCGCCTACGCCGCCTCCGTCAACGCCAACAACATCACGGCTGAAGCCCACGCCATAGCCAACATCGCCCGCCAGGTGGCCGAATATGCCCGCGCCAATCAACTCCGCTCCGTCAACCTCCCATTGCTGGGCACCGGAGCCGGAGGAATGCTCCCGGTAGACTCGTTCCAGGCCCTGAAGTCTGCACTCGCCGCGCCTCAGGACATCGAAGCCAATATCTTCTGCTTCACACGCGAAATCTACCAGAACATCGCCGCCGCTACCGACCTTGCCGCTCTCGCCCGCACGTTGCCGAATCCGCGCGTCTTCCTCAGCTACACCGGCACCGACCGCACCAACGCTCAATGGGTCCGCGCCCTCTGCGACGCCCTCCGCCGCAACGGCGTCAACGCCCGCCTCGATCAGTACCACCTCAAACCAGGTGTCGACCTCCCCCAATGGATGACG includes:
- a CDS encoding 4Fe-4S dicluster domain-containing protein, coding for MPNLSQSLRAMGVVGAGGAGFPTEVKAKSQVEYILANGAECEPLLHKDFELMKRYPAEMVSGMARMIQVTSARQGRFCIKEKNKEAVDAVTPHAKAAGIEMTYLGDFYPSGDEYEIVYAATGRLIPAAGIPLNVGCVVNNVETLYNVELAAQGTPVTKKFVSISGAVKRPCSFWAPIGCTFADLLAIAGGPTVPDIGIFVSGMMMGTLTFDLTGIVTKTTCGLIVLPREHSLVQRKSKPKEVMAHIGKSACDQCSYCTEFCPRYLLGYDVQPHKVMRTLGFTLSGKENWSQWGELCCSCGLCTLYACPEDLFPKEACDDAKVTLRTAGMKYVQQHPVRAHPMKEYRRVPQSMLRQRLNVEAYESHTPFVADEPKPARVRILTKQHAGKPATPVVAEGDRIEAGRPIARMNENELGADVHASITGRVARVTAEAIEIEA
- the tdh gene encoding L-threonine 3-dehydrogenase gives rise to the protein MAASSSVMMPALVKPQAERGMILKEVPVPEIGKNDVLIRVLKTGICGTDVHIYQWDEWAQRRIHPPLVVGHEFMGMVERVGEAVDEFKPGDLVSGEGHIGCGHCFFCRTGLGHICRTMKIIGVDRDGCFARFISMPQSNVWRLKPGIPHEVAAIFDPYGNAMHTVMAQPVNGRTVAVIGAGAIGLMACAIANAAGALSVLVVEPHAHKREMAEKLGLPFTYDPREPGWEKALLERTPDGIGVDVALEMSGSGPGIHTAFKIVRAGGDVAMLGIPPTEVGINLAEEIIFKSVTVRGINGRLMYQTWYQCERFLLDQKLDLMPLITHQCGYRDFQDAFGLLERGEAVKIVMSWED
- a CDS encoding glycine C-acetyltransferase, with the translated sequence MPTNPLAYLGQQLDELKAAGSYFRLRELESACEAVSHADGREVINLASNNYLGLANHPKLKEAALEAVRKYGAGTGAVRTITGTLDMHMALERKIAAFKHTEACVVFQSGFAANAGTVSAILGPEDHIISDELNHASIIDGCRLSRAKIHVFRHRDAAHAAEKLAALKDEAGRKLLITDGVFSMDGDIGPLDQLVEAAEAAGAIMMVDDAHSSGVLGRNGRGTVDHFNLHGRVHVQVGTLSKAIGVLGGYVCGSKDLIEFLYHRARPFLFSTSHPPAVTAACSAAFDLLVEEPERIDRLWENTRYFKAALKDRGFDTGVSETPITPILVGEAKMAHAFSAALFDEGLWATGIGFPTVPKGKARIRAIVTAGHTTAHLDQAVEILAKVARRMGILA
- a CDS encoding Flp family type IVb pilin encodes the protein MKKLNTFLLKLRIMKDTRGQDLIEYALMAGFVAVAAGAIVPGVANSIKTIFGKVNTVMQSSANQG
- a CDS encoding PhoPQ-activated pathogenicity-related family protein — translated: MLSHRNTQSLFLFAVLSVSAYAQGTKQTALDRYVAKPDPAYKWELVKTIPGQGATAYVLNVTSQNYLSTAEVNRTEWKHWVTIYRPDKVESDIALLAIGGGNNNNPAPDKPDAFLAGMAAKTQSVTVDLKMIPNQPLSFYGESRERTEDAIIAFTWQKFLETGDEKWPLRLPMTKAAVKAMDATQEFLASTAGGNVKVARWVITGGSKRGWTTWTVGAVDKRVIAIMPVVIDMLNMEASFTHHWRVYGFWAPSVKDYVEHGIMEWQGTEQYKKLLEIEEPYEYRDRLTMPKYMVNSAGDQFFVVDSSQFYFNDLKGEKYLRYVPNTDHGVTRRSDAAQSLSAYYESIVKNWKRPEFNWSISKDGIITVTCKDKPSAVKLWSANNPEARDFRLEQIGPAYKSKDVAAESPNKWVVKLEKPQHGYSASFLEMTFPTPGGSEWKFTTAIKVMPDVYPFPAPTPKTPKGGILRKQ
- a CDS encoding BMC domain-containing protein, yielding MARNSIGLIELSSIAAGFLVCDCMLKTADVELVLARTICSGKYMVLIRGDVGAIQAAVDAGKHAGDFSIIDTFVIANLHEDIFPAISGTTNVGQLESLGIVESFSVTSLIEAADAMAKAANVRLVEVRLAMALGGKAFASCTGSVSAVRSAVEAGAQVIGRKGLLVNKVVIPQPRPELLREMI
- a CDS encoding DUF3800 domain-containing protein — protein: MHETRVGSPQDIGAWYPQVAVERAALAVRWTKVHSAAFFMYLLYLDDAGSSGNPAEAYFVLGGICVYEAQADWFTRELDKLAASFDAQDPSSVEFHASAIFSRRQVPWKGLGQEEARGVIKSVLNVARTSYDSACCFACAIEKASLPPDQDCVALAFEDLCQRFNFFLARRAGRATGNVGCSSLTEALRRLRYSA
- a CDS encoding transposase family protein: MDDSEAKSLEQIRAFLAGSGPVQFAGQRREEVYGWVEKTLVRHQYASLNRTDKGLVRRYLARMTGLGRAQVTRLISGYRTTGRVKAVVYQREKFATRYTAADVDLLAYVDKAHQNLSGPATRRILEREHSEYGQAVYQRLASISVAHLYRLRNSTAYRKRNTSYQPTRPTPVSIGERRKPRPNGMPGYLRIDTVHQGDKDGRKGVYHINAVDEVTQWEIVAATPHISELWLFPVLEAMLGQFPFVIRGFHSDNGSEFINHNVAGLLGKLLIEQTKSRAQHTGDNGLVECKNGAIIRKHIGHGHIDAQHAQAMDEFHQRHLNPYVNFHRPCAVPKVIIAANGKRRRIYLRWATPFELFQETPHCESLLRAGVTLAKLEEFAQAQSDTEAALAMQRAKRRLMGRIVKLSA
- a CDS encoding heme-binding protein, which translates into the protein MSFTSAADLPSKKYLNLAAVKKLVAVSEAEAEKANVSVTICIMDDSANILFLQKGDKASISTLEWAQRKARHAALNGSPSKNAADTVKAGHVEALSYPFFFPNQGGLPIKVDGQLIGSIAISGGPSAVDEAIGQAAIDALLK